CGGCGACGACTTGACGGTCGTCACGCCTAGCCGCTGAACGTCCTCGGGCAAGCGCGGCATCGCCTGCGATACCCGGTTCTGCACGAGTTGCTGCGCCTTGTCCGGGTCGGTGCCGAGCTTGAACGTTACCGTCGTCGTCATGTTGCCGTCGCTGTTGGCCTGCGACTGCATGTACAGCATGTTCTCGACGCCATTGATCTGTTCCTCGATGGGCGACGCGACGGTCTCCGCGATCACTTTCGGGTTCGCGCCTGGATACTGCGCGCGGACCACGACGGAAGGCGGCACGACTTCGGGATATTCCGCCGTCGGCAATTTCGTCAGCGCGATCACGCCCGCCAGCAGGATCACTACCGACAGCATGGCCGCGAAAATCGGCCTGTCGATGAAAAACTTTGAGATGTTCATGATGAGTCTCTCGTCTCTTCTCGTCTTGTTACGCCGGCTGGCGTGCCGCATTGACCATGTCGACGGCGTGAGGCTGCACGGTGTCGTTCGGACGGGCGCGCATCGAGCCGTTGACGACGATGCGTTCGCCTGCCTTGAGACCCGAATCGACGACGCGCAGGTTGTCGTGCAGCGCCCCGAGCTTGACCTCGCGGTAGTGGACCTTGTTCGCGCCGTCGACGACGAGCACGTACTTTTTGGCCTGATCGGTGGCGACGGCGGCGTCGTCGATGAGGATCGCGGGGTGCGCTTCGCCGCCGCCCACTTGCACGCGCGCGTAAAGGCCGGGGACGAGCGCGCCGTCGCGGTTATCGATGGTGGCGCGCACGCGAATGGTCGCCGACGATGTGTCGAGCCGGTTGTCCACCGAACTGATCGTGCCTTTGAGCGAATAGCCTTCCTCGTTCGCAAGACCGATCGTGACGGGCACCTTTGCATTGCGGTCGCGGCCGAGGTACTGCAGATAGGTTTGTTCGTCGACTTCGAATGACGCGTAGATGGGGGACACGGAAACGAGGGTCGTCAACAGCGGAGCGTTGGCGCCCGCCGATACGATGTTGCCGGCCGTCAGTTCCGCGCGCGACACGCGGCCCGTCACGGGCGCTGTCACGTTCGTGTAGCCGAGATTCACCTGCGCGGATTCGAGCGAGGCTTCGGCCGCCTTGACGGCCGCCGATGCTTCACGGTCCGCGTTGTGCTTTTCGTCGTAGTCGCGTTTTGCGATCGCGTTGTCGGCGAGCAGGCGGTCAGCCCGCGCCGCATCCGTCGATGCATACGAAGCGCGCGCTTTCGCAGCCGCGAGCTGCGCCGCCGCGCGATCGACTTCCGCCTGATAGGGACGCGGGTCGATCGTGAACAACGGGTCGCCTTTTTTCACCAGTGCGCCGTCCTTGAAGTGCACTGCGACGATCGTGCCGGGTACGAGCGGGCGTACGTCGACGCGATCGATGGCTTCGAGCCGTCCCGAGTAGCTTTGCCAGTCCGTGATGGTCTGAGACAGGACCGTCGCGACATCGACTTCGACGGCGGTTGGCGGCATATCGGCGGCATGGGCGGTGTCGACGGGACCGCTGAGCGGACCGCGAAGATAGCCAAGCCCGGCGACAGCGCCAACGAAGGCGACAGCACCGAGCGCGACGGTCATCCGTTTTCGGTTGGGATACATGAATAGATATCCTTATCAATGTAAATGGATCATTGAAGAAGCGGTCGAATTGATTTCCTGCGCGAGCCCGTTGCATTCGCGGGCTGTCAGCGTTGCCGCGAGTATGGACTGTGCGATCTGGCGGATAAAGCGGGCGGGAGTGGTTTCTTTGTGGCTTGTGGGGCGACAATGTTGCGTGCGTTCGACGCAGTCGTCCGCGAACCGGCTATGAATGCACGAGGTCCGTTTCCTGGGATCGTGCGATGCCGTGATGGTCGTGGCTCATTGCTACGGATAGGCTTTTACGTAGCAGATGACAGCCTTCGAACCGCTCGGACACCCACTCGACAAACGCTCTGACTTGTGGCGACAA
The Paraburkholderia hospita DNA segment above includes these coding regions:
- a CDS encoding efflux RND transporter periplasmic adaptor subunit; its protein translation is MYPNRKRMTVALGAVAFVGAVAGLGYLRGPLSGPVDTAHAADMPPTAVEVDVATVLSQTITDWQSYSGRLEAIDRVDVRPLVPGTIVAVHFKDGALVKKGDPLFTIDPRPYQAEVDRAAAQLAAAKARASYASTDAARADRLLADNAIAKRDYDEKHNADREASAAVKAAEASLESAQVNLGYTNVTAPVTGRVSRAELTAGNIVSAGANAPLLTTLVSVSPIYASFEVDEQTYLQYLGRDRNAKVPVTIGLANEEGYSLKGTISSVDNRLDTSSATIRVRATIDNRDGALVPGLYARVQVGGGEAHPAILIDDAAVATDQAKKYVLVVDGANKVHYREVKLGALHDNLRVVDSGLKAGERIVVNGSMRARPNDTVQPHAVDMVNAARQPA